One Candidatus Eisenbacteria bacterium DNA window includes the following coding sequences:
- a CDS encoding thiolase family protein: MPESTRLRDTYAVAGIGLSRFGKLPGTSAMGFCLEAAKHAIDDCGIARDDLDGVLVAFPSSQGEAHGWASRAAAFLGITPAFCSTMDMGGATAIGMLQTALALLDAGMCRAVLCAFGTQNSPQGILPTLFGSPWAIPYGDVGAITFMGHLMRRQMHEHGLTGLDYARIAVTWRTHAMRNPHAQMRKPMTIADHQASRFINEPLRLFDCCLFTDGGGAFVVTSAERARDLRQVPALVSGVGQVHSSEVIHPYDTGHGSGREAGERAFGMAGIEPRDVSVCQIYDAFTPRVPHDLVAYGFCTWENVSEFIQSGQIGLDGRLPCNTAGGLISEGHLQGMGHVAEAVRQIRGTSYNQVAKVTYSMCTGYGGAPHEPPPTVAYTAAILRTP, from the coding sequence ATGCCCGAATCGACCCGCCTGCGGGACACATACGCCGTCGCGGGCATCGGGCTCTCGCGCTTCGGGAAGCTCCCGGGCACGAGCGCCATGGGGTTCTGCCTCGAGGCGGCGAAGCACGCGATCGACGACTGCGGCATCGCGCGCGACGATCTCGACGGCGTGCTGGTCGCGTTCCCGTCTTCGCAGGGCGAGGCGCACGGCTGGGCGTCGCGCGCCGCGGCGTTCCTCGGCATCACGCCCGCCTTCTGCTCGACGATGGACATGGGCGGCGCCACGGCGATCGGCATGCTGCAGACGGCGCTGGCGCTCCTCGACGCCGGGATGTGCCGCGCCGTCCTGTGCGCGTTCGGCACCCAGAACAGCCCACAGGGCATCCTGCCGACCCTCTTCGGCTCGCCGTGGGCCATTCCCTACGGCGACGTCGGTGCCATCACCTTCATGGGGCACCTGATGCGCCGGCAGATGCACGAGCACGGGCTCACGGGGCTCGACTACGCCCGCATCGCCGTCACCTGGCGCACGCACGCGATGCGCAATCCGCACGCCCAGATGCGCAAGCCCATGACGATCGCGGATCACCAGGCGAGCCGCTTCATCAACGAGCCGCTGCGCCTGTTCGACTGCTGCCTGTTCACCGACGGTGGCGGCGCGTTCGTCGTGACCAGCGCCGAGCGCGCGCGCGACCTCCGCCAGGTTCCCGCACTCGTGTCGGGCGTGGGCCAGGTCCATTCCTCGGAGGTGATCCACCCGTACGACACCGGGCACGGCAGCGGGCGCGAGGCGGGCGAGCGCGCCTTCGGCATGGCCGGCATCGAGCCGCGCGACGTCAGCGTGTGCCAGATCTACGACGCCTTCACGCCGCGCGTCCCGCACGACCTCGTCGCCTACGGCTTCTGTACGTGGGAGAACGTGAGCGAGTTCATCCAGAGCGGACAGATCGGGCTCGATGGCCGGCTGCCGTGCAACACGGCCGGCGGGCTCATCTCGGAAGGACACCTCCAGGGCATGGGCCACGTCGCCGAGGCGGTTCGCCAGATCCGCGGGACGTCGTACAATCAGGTGGCGAAGGTGACCTACTCGATGTGTACCGGCTACGGCGGCGCACCGCACGAGCCGCCGCCCACCGTCGCCTACACGGCGGCCATCCTCCGCACGCCATGA
- a CDS encoding MaoC/PaaZ C-terminal domain-containing protein — MALSAKSVAVGSELPPLTKPAITRETLKEYGPAAGDPNPIHLDDEFAKNAGYPGVFAHGMLSMGYLGEFLHKAAGGVANVRKFRARFAKLTWPGDVVTCKGVVTAVRDDGGTRLVDCDIWSETQSGERKVVGTATLALSN; from the coding sequence ATGGCCCTGTCCGCGAAGTCGGTTGCGGTCGGCAGCGAGCTGCCGCCCTTGACGAAGCCTGCGATCACCCGCGAGACGCTGAAGGAGTACGGGCCGGCCGCCGGCGACCCGAACCCGATCCACCTCGACGACGAGTTCGCGAAGAACGCCGGCTACCCCGGCGTGTTCGCGCACGGCATGCTGTCGATGGGATATCTGGGCGAGTTCCTCCACAAGGCCGCGGGCGGCGTCGCCAACGTACGCAAGTTCCGCGCGCGCTTCGCGAAGCTCACCTGGCCGGGCGACGTCGTCACCTGCAAGGGCGTGGTCACGGCCGTGCGCGACGACGGCGGGACGCGCCTCGTCGACTGCGACATCTGGAGCGAGACGCAGAGCGGCGAGCGAAAGGTCGTCGGCACCGCCACCCTCGCGTTGTCGAACTGA